From a single Mobula birostris isolate sMobBir1 chromosome 13, sMobBir1.hap1, whole genome shotgun sequence genomic region:
- the LOC140208702 gene encoding uncharacterized protein gives MAHQRVHTGDRPFTCSDCGKGFTRLSQLKVHQRVHTGERLFTCSVCGKGFTRSSTLLTHQSVHTGERPFTCSNCGKGFISSSHLKVHRRVHTGERPFSCSNCGKGFTSSSQLKEHQRVHTGERPFICTNCGKGFTRSSSLKVHQQVHTGERLFTCSNCGKGFSQSSELKVHRQVHTGERPFTCSVCGKGFTQSANLLSHQLVHTGERPFTCSNCGKGFTSSSQLKVHRRVHTGEKPFICSDCGKGFTQSSQLKVHRRVHTGERPFICSDCGKGFSQSSKLKVHQRVHTGERPFTCSDCGKGFTRSSQLKIHQRVHTGGRPFTCSDCGRRFTRSSFLLTHQSVHTGERPFTCLDCGKGFTCSSHLKVHQRVHTGERPFTCSDCGEGFTCSSQLKIHQRVHTGEKPFTCSDCGKGFTRSSPLMTHQRVHSGERPFTCSVCGKGFIQLSQLKIHQRVHTGERPFTCSECGKGFTSSSQLLGHQRVHTGERPFTCSVCGKGFTRLSHLQRHQRVHTGERSFTCSVCGKRFSRSSSLQRHQQVHTG, from the coding sequence atggctcaccagcgagttcatactggagaccggccgttcacctgctcagactgcgggaagggattcactcgattatcccaactgaaggtacatcagcgagttcacactggagagaggctgttcacttgctcagtgtgtgggaagggattcactcggtcatccaccctactgacacatcagtcagttcacactggggagaggccattcacctgctcaaactgtgggaagggattcatttcctcatcccacctgaaggtacatcggcgagttcacactggggagaggccattcagctgctcaaactgtgggaagggattcacttcctcatcccaactgaaggaacatcagcgagttcacactggggagcggccgttcatctgcacgaactgtgggaagggattcactcgatcatccagtctgaaggtacatcagcaagttcacactggggagaggctgttcacctgctcaaactgcgggaagggattcagtcagtcatctgaactgaaggtacatcggcaagttcacactggagagaggccgttcacttgctcagtgtgtgggaagggattcactcagtcagccAACCTACTGTCACatcagttagttcacactggggagagaccgttcacctgctcaaactgtgggaagggattcacttcctcatcccaactgaaggtacatcggcgagttcacactggggagaaaccgttcatctgctcggactgtgggaagggattcactcagtcatctcaactgaaggtacatcggcgagttcacactggggagaggccgttcatctgctcggactgtgggaagggattctctcaatcatccaaactgaaggtacatcagcgagttcacactggggagaggccgttcacctgctctgactgtgggaagggatttactcgatcatcccaactgaagatacatcagcgagttcacactggagggaggccattcacctgctcagactgtgggaggcgattcactcggtcatccttcctactgacacatcagtcagttcacactggggagaggccattcacctgcttggactgtgggaagggattcacttgctcatcccacctgaaggtacatcagcgagttcacactggggagaggccattcacctgctcggactgtggggagggattcacttgctcatcgcaactgaagatacatcagcgagttcacactggggagaagccattcacctgctcagactgtgggaagggattcactcggtcatcccccctaatgacacaccagcgagttcacagtggggagcggccattcacctgctcagtctgtgggaagggattcattcagttatctcaactgaagatacatcagcgagttcacactggagagaggccattcacctgctcagagtgtggaaagggattcacttcgtcctcTCAACTACTGggccaccagcgagttcacactggagagaggccattcacctgctcagtgtgtgggaagggattcactcggttgtCTCATCTTCAGAGACACCAGcgtgttcacacaggggagaggtcgttcacctgctcagtgtgtgggaagagattcagtcggtcatccagcctacagagacaccagcaagttcacactgggtag
- the LOC140208716 gene encoding uncharacterized protein: MAHQRVHTGERPFTCSDCGKGFTFSSKLKVHQQVHTGERPFTCLDCGKGFTRSSHLQRHQSVHTGEKPFTCSICGKTFTQSSNLQSHQRVHTGERPFTCLDCGKTFTQSSHLQRHQSVHTGEKPFICSDCGKGFTLSSSLLAHQSVHTGERPFTCSVCRKGFSKSSHLLLHQSVHTAERDFTCSACGKRFPHSSTLQRHQRVHSGEKLFTCSECGKEFTQSSHLQRHQRVHTGEKPFTCSVCGKGFTQSSNLQSHQRVHTGEKPFTCSECGKGFTQSSGLLAHQRVHTEERPFTCSDCGKGFTRSSDLLAHQRVHTGERPFTCSDCGKGFHGSSHLRSHQRVHTEERPFTCSDCGKTFTQSSDLQSHQRVHTGEKPFTCSDCGKTFTQSSNLQRHQRVHTGDKPFTCSVCGKTFTQSSHLQSHQRVHTGEKPFTCCECGKGFTQSSNLVTHCRVHTVRNFQ, encoded by the exons atggctcaccagcgagttcacactggggagaggccgttcacctgctcagactgtgggaagggattcactttctcatctaaactgaaggtacatcagcaagttcacactggggagaggccgttcacctgcttggactgtgggaagggattcactagatcatctcacctacagagacaccagtcagttcacactggggagaagccattcacttgctcaatctgtggaaagacattcactcagtcatccaacctacagagtcaccaacgagttcacactggggagaggccattcacctgcttagactgtgggaagacattcactcagtcatcccacctacagagacatcagtcagttcacacaggggagaagccattcatctgctcagactgtgggaagggattcactctgtcatccTCCTTATTGGCACAccaatcagttcacactggggagaggccattcacatgCTCAGTGTGTAGGAAGGGATTCAGTAAATCATCTCACCTACTgttacatcagtcagttcacactgcagagagggatttcacctgctcagcttgtgggaagagattccctcactcttccaccctacagagacaccagcgagttcacagtggggagaagctgttcacctgctcagaatgcgggaaggaattcactcagtcatcccacctacagagacaccagcgagttcacactggggagaagccgttcacctgctcagtctgtgggaagggattcactcagtcatccaacctacagagtcaccaacgagttcacactggggagaagccatttacctgctcagaatgtgggaaaggattcactcagtcatccggactactggcacaccagcgagttcacacagaggagagaccattcacctgctcagactgtgggaagggattcactcggtcatccgatcTGCTGgcacaccaacgagttcacacaggggagagaccattcacctgttcagactgtgggaagggattccatgGATCATC TCACCTacggagtcaccagcgagttcacactgaagagaggccgttcacctgctcggactgtgggaagacattcactcagtcatccgacctacagagtcatcagcgagttcacactggggagaagccgttcacctgctcagactgtgggaaaacgttcactcagtcatccaacctacagagacatcagcgagttcacactggggataagccgttcacctgctcagtctgtgggaaaacattcactcagtcatcccacctacagagtcaccagagagttcacactggggagaagccattcacctgctgtgaatgtgggaagggattcactcagtcatctaaccttgtgacacactgcCGGGTTCACACTGTGAGAAACTTTCAATAA